In Flavobacteriales bacterium, a single window of DNA contains:
- a CDS encoding cytochrome P450: MLRILEKVKRLILPETSMYGDPMELHLDADKFLDKEDVVYFRKIKAYGVFKYPLVRDIMLSGNPAIGVSSVALGLNSIYFSQDEKVHTRNKKVAVEHLTFLTPKLQHSDNEFTRGLFDLFYKDVAKNEQVDLTDCLINPIVFIHVLMEYDLLETVFTDLNPESESFTSCDAIDIVQSFLTDGDILESIIANYLENGGQITEKMKDFANELRPGMPLKPEEFPNFLRSIIFVAIETTTSFVSTFIYTLFNQYSSLIEQGEYRKEVYSIANELLRIYPPVPFVYRTVWKDTSYRGVNLKKGALVILFLGAANRDPGTFEKPMVIMPGRKQTHLSFGVGSYACIGRFAGFRMAMNMLDYLLPHKNKIEFLNKDAKHHFHNAIQKLPLKAIVR; encoded by the coding sequence ATGCTAAGGATTCTTGAAAAAGTAAAACGCCTCATTCTGCCCGAAACATCAATGTACGGTGATCCAATGGAATTACATCTTGATGCTGATAAGTTCCTCGACAAAGAAGATGTGGTCTATTTTAGAAAAATCAAGGCCTATGGCGTATTCAAGTACCCGTTAGTTAGAGATATTATGTTATCAGGAAATCCGGCAATTGGAGTTTCTTCAGTAGCATTGGGTTTAAACAGTATTTATTTCTCTCAAGATGAAAAGGTTCACACGCGGAACAAGAAAGTCGCGGTTGAACATTTAACATTTCTAACTCCCAAACTCCAACATTCAGACAATGAGTTTACGAGGGGTCTGTTTGATCTTTTCTACAAGGACGTTGCGAAGAATGAACAGGTTGATTTAACAGACTGTTTAATAAATCCTATCGTTTTTATCCATGTTTTGATGGAATACGATTTGCTTGAGACAGTTTTTACAGATTTAAATCCTGAGAGTGAATCGTTCACTTCGTGTGATGCAATAGATATTGTTCAAAGCTTTTTGACTGACGGGGATATTCTAGAATCTATCATTGCCAATTACCTTGAAAATGGTGGACAAATCACTGAGAAAATGAAAGATTTCGCCAACGAATTGAGACCGGGAATGCCTTTGAAACCGGAGGAATTTCCCAACTTCTTAAGGTCAATCATTTTTGTAGCAATAGAAACAACTACCAGTTTTGTCAGTACATTTATTTATACATTGTTTAATCAGTATTCGAGTTTGATTGAGCAGGGAGAATATCGAAAGGAAGTGTACAGTATAGCGAATGAGTTGCTGCGAATTTATCCTCCTGTACCTTTTGTGTACAGAACCGTGTGGAAGGATACGTCATATCGAGGAGTTAATTTGAAGAAAGGAGCTTTGGTCATACTCTTTCTTGGAGCTGCCAATAGGGATCCAGGAACATTTGAAAAGCCGATGGTCATCATGCCTGGAAGAAAGCAAACCCACCTTTCATTCGGAGTAGGAAGTTATGCTTGTATTGGCAGGTTTGCTGGCTTTAGGATGGCGATGAACATGCTGGACTATCTTTTGCCACATAAGAATAAGATTGAATTTTTGAATAAGGACGCCAAACATCATTTTCATAATGCAATTCAAAAATTACCACTGAAAGCAATAGTGCGGTGA
- a CDS encoding cytochrome P450: protein MIVSNIDIFASDFYQRYFDFYPKFHQSDDILFFEKSNCYAAFKFNIVKDILKNKDSFSSKYYHQHDRILLGADGPSHTWAKKVLFQNLSYLQANDAENYLSDSSRLMSKLMEKVLSNEKMEVNAIDYIVDPYLANVVLTEFGLLNQYPSIDILSDETSHESKIILIRNIFKGTLIEDISKYSVTGGSISPDLQNVLSEFLKNDSLDEDDLIKFMKVFTQAEMFTTSSLLASCLYFMNRLDSNNVLDDGYLELFINEVLRIYSPSQLTLRHVEKDTIIGNVMLPEGSMVAVFFGAANRDEQVFQNASEFRLDRTEKHIAFGLGAHKCIGERVAMERAKKFIKLIHPYYNQFSFTQNPTNENSVHIYKIDQLGMRKR from the coding sequence ATGATTGTATCTAACATAGATATATTCGCTAGTGATTTTTACCAGCGCTATTTTGATTTTTACCCGAAGTTTCATCAGAGTGATGATATCCTTTTTTTTGAAAAATCAAATTGTTATGCTGCATTCAAGTTTAATATAGTCAAAGACATCTTAAAGAATAAAGATAGTTTTTCGAGTAAATATTATCATCAACATGATAGAATACTTTTAGGGGCAGACGGGCCATCCCATACATGGGCTAAGAAGGTGCTGTTTCAAAATCTTAGCTATTTGCAGGCAAATGACGCGGAGAATTACTTGTCTGATAGCAGCAGATTGATGAGTAAATTAATGGAGAAGGTTCTCTCAAACGAAAAAATGGAGGTCAATGCAATTGATTACATTGTTGATCCGTATTTGGCAAATGTTGTGCTTACTGAATTTGGTCTGTTGAATCAATACCCTTCGATTGATATTCTCTCGGACGAAACGTCTCATGAAAGTAAAATCATCCTGATCCGAAACATATTTAAGGGGACACTAATTGAGGACATTTCTAAGTATTCTGTTACAGGAGGTTCAATTTCACCGGATTTGCAGAACGTTCTTTCCGAGTTTCTTAAAAACGATTCTTTAGATGAGGACGATTTGATAAAGTTTATGAAGGTATTTACTCAGGCTGAAATGTTCACAACCTCAAGCTTACTTGCTTCGTGCCTGTACTTTATGAACCGTCTTGACTCAAACAATGTCTTGGATGACGGATACTTGGAACTGTTTATTAATGAGGTTTTGAGAATTTACTCTCCTTCGCAACTAACCCTAAGACATGTTGAGAAAGATACAATTATCGGAAACGTGATGCTTCCGGAAGGTTCGATGGTTGCTGTTTTCTTTGGAGCTGCCAATCGCGATGAGCAGGTGTTTCAAAATGCCTCAGAATTCAGACTGGACAGAACGGAAAAGCACATCGCTTTCGGTTTGGGAGCCCATAAGTGTATTGGAGAAAGGGTTGCAATGGAAAGGGCTAAGAAATTTATCAAACTCATTCACCCATATTATAATCAGTTTAGTTTCACTCAGAACCCAACTAATGAGAACTCTGTTCATATTTATAAAATTGACCAGCTTGGCATGCGTAAGAGATAA